A single window of Streptomyces aquilus DNA harbors:
- the sdhA gene encoding succinate dehydrogenase flavoprotein subunit: MKIHKYDTVIVGAGGAGMRAAIESTKRSRTAVLTKLYPTRSHTGAAQGGMAAALANVEEDNWEWHTFDTVKGGDYLVDQDAAEILAKEAIDAVLDLEKMGLPFNRTPDGTIDQRRFGGHSRNHGEAPVRRSCYAADRTGHMILQTLYQNCVKEGVEFFNEFYVLDQLITEVDGVKKSAGVVAYELATGEIHVFQAKAVIYASGGTGKFFKVTSNAHTLTGDGQAAVYRRGLPLEDMEFFQFHPTGIWRMGILLTEGARGEGGILRNKDGERFMEKYAPVMKDLASRDVVSRSIYTEIREGRGCGPEGDHVYLDLTHLPPEQLDAKLPDITEFARTYLGIEPYTDPIPIQPTAHYAMGGIPTNVEGEVLADNTTVVPGLYAAGEVACVSVHGANRLGTNSLLDINVFGRRAGIAAAEYSQSAEYVELPENPAEFVVEQVERLRNSTGTERVSVIRRELQETMDANVMVFRTEQTIKTAVEKIAELRERYRNVAIQDKGRRFNTDLLEAIELGNLLDLAEVMAVSALARKESRGGHYREDYPNRDDVNFMRHTMAYREVGDDGTESIRLDYKPVVQTRYQPMERKY; encoded by the coding sequence ATGAAGATCCACAAGTACGACACCGTCATCGTCGGCGCCGGTGGCGCCGGTATGCGCGCCGCCATCGAGTCGACGAAGCGCAGCCGCACCGCCGTGCTGACCAAGCTGTACCCCACCCGCTCCCACACGGGCGCCGCGCAGGGCGGCATGGCCGCCGCGCTGGCCAACGTGGAGGAGGACAACTGGGAGTGGCACACCTTCGACACGGTCAAGGGCGGTGACTACCTGGTCGACCAGGACGCCGCCGAGATCCTGGCGAAGGAGGCCATCGACGCCGTCCTCGACCTGGAGAAGATGGGCCTGCCGTTCAACCGGACGCCCGACGGGACGATCGACCAGCGCCGTTTCGGCGGTCACTCCCGCAACCACGGTGAGGCGCCGGTCCGCCGGTCCTGCTACGCGGCCGACCGCACCGGCCACATGATCCTCCAGACGCTGTACCAGAACTGCGTGAAGGAGGGCGTGGAGTTCTTCAACGAGTTCTACGTCCTCGACCAGCTGATCACCGAGGTCGACGGCGTCAAGAAGTCGGCCGGTGTGGTGGCGTACGAGCTCGCGACCGGCGAGATCCACGTCTTCCAGGCGAAGGCCGTGATCTACGCCTCCGGCGGCACCGGCAAGTTCTTCAAGGTGACGTCGAACGCGCACACGCTGACCGGTGACGGCCAGGCCGCGGTGTACCGCCGTGGGCTGCCGCTGGAGGACATGGAGTTCTTCCAGTTCCACCCGACCGGCATCTGGCGCATGGGCATCCTGCTGACGGAGGGCGCCCGTGGTGAGGGCGGCATCCTCCGCAACAAGGACGGCGAGCGCTTCATGGAGAAGTACGCGCCGGTCATGAAGGACCTCGCGTCCCGTGACGTCGTGTCCCGCTCCATCTACACGGAGATCCGCGAGGGCCGGGGTTGCGGTCCCGAGGGCGACCACGTCTACCTGGACCTGACGCACCTTCCCCCGGAGCAGCTGGACGCGAAGCTGCCCGACATCACGGAGTTCGCGCGCACCTACCTCGGTATCGAGCCGTACACGGACCCGATCCCGATCCAGCCCACCGCGCACTACGCCATGGGCGGCATCCCGACCAACGTCGAGGGTGAGGTCCTGGCGGACAACACCACGGTCGTCCCGGGCCTGTACGCGGCCGGCGAGGTGGCCTGCGTCTCGGTGCACGGCGCCAACCGTCTCGGCACCAACTCGCTCCTGGACATCAACGTGTTCGGCCGCCGTGCGGGCATCGCCGCCGCCGAGTACAGCCAGAGCGCCGAGTACGTCGAGCTGCCGGAGAACCCGGCGGAGTTCGTGGTCGAGCAGGTCGAGCGGCTGCGCAACTCGACGGGCACGGAGCGCGTGTCGGTCATCCGGCGCGAGCTTCAGGAGACCATGGACGCCAACGTCATGGTGTTCCGCACCGAGCAGACGATCAAGACGGCGGTCGAGAAGATCGCGGAGCTGCGCGAGCGCTACCGGAACGTCGCGATCCAGGACAAGGGCCGTCGCTTCAACACGGACCTGCTGGAGGCGATCGAGCTCGGCAACCTGCTGGACCTCGCCGAGGTCATGGCGGTGTCGGCCCTCGCCCGCAAGGAGTCCCGCGGCGGTCACTACCGCGAGGACTACCCCAACCGCGACGACGTCAACTTCATGCGCCACACCATGGCGTACCGCGAGGTCGGCGACGACGGCACCGAGTCCATCCGTCTCGACTACAAGCCGGTCGTCCAGACCCGCTACCAGCCGATGGAGCGTAAGTACTGA
- a CDS encoding succinate dehydrogenase iron-sulfur subunit, with product MATPVLDKVEAESAASPYITVTFRVRRFNPEVSAEATWEDFQLEIDPKERVLDGLHKIKWDLDGTLTFRRSCAHGICGSDAMRINGKNRLACKTLIKDINPEKPITVEPIKGLTVLKDLVVDMEPFFQAYRDVMPFLITKETNEPTRERLQSAEDRERFDDTTKCILCAACTSSCPVFWNDGQYFGPAAIVNAHRFIFDSRDEAGEQRLEILNDRDGVWRCRTTFNCTDACPRGIEVTKAIAEVKKALITRRF from the coding sequence ATGGCTACCCCTGTTCTGGACAAGGTCGAGGCGGAGTCCGCGGCCTCTCCCTACATCACCGTCACCTTCCGGGTCCGCCGCTTCAACCCGGAGGTCTCGGCCGAGGCGACCTGGGAAGACTTCCAGCTGGAGATCGACCCCAAGGAGCGTGTCCTCGACGGCCTCCACAAGATCAAGTGGGACCTGGACGGCACGCTGACGTTCCGCCGCTCCTGCGCCCACGGCATCTGCGGCTCGGACGCCATGAGGATCAACGGCAAGAACCGTCTTGCCTGCAAGACCCTCATCAAGGACATCAACCCCGAGAAGCCGATCACGGTCGAGCCGATCAAGGGTCTGACGGTCCTGAAGGACCTGGTCGTCGACATGGAGCCGTTCTTCCAGGCGTACCGCGACGTGATGCCCTTCCTCATCACGAAGGAGACGAACGAGCCGACGCGCGAGCGTCTGCAGTCCGCCGAGGACCGCGAGCGCTTCGACGACACGACGAAGTGCATCCTGTGCGCCGCCTGCACGTCCTCGTGCCCGGTCTTCTGGAACGACGGCCAGTACTTCGGCCCGGCGGCGATCGTGAACGCGCACCGCTTCATCTTCGACAGCCGTGACGAGGCGGGCGAGCAGCGCCTGGAGATCCTCAACGACCGCGACGGCGTGTGGCGCTGCCGCACCACGTTCAACTGCACGGACGCCTGCCCCCGTGGCATCGAGGTCACGAAGGCGATCGCCGAGGTCAAGAAGGCGCTGATCACGCGCCGGTTCTGA
- the sdhC gene encoding succinate dehydrogenase, cytochrome b556 subunit, with translation MPAGTLYRGREGMWSWVAHRVTGVLIFFFLFVHVLDTALVRVSPEDYDRVVATYKTPIVAVLEYGLVAAILFHALNGLRVIAVDFWSKGPRYQKQMLWSVVGLWVVLMIGAIYPVLGHAARELFGS, from the coding sequence GTGCCGGCTGGAACGCTGTACCGCGGCCGGGAAGGAATGTGGTCCTGGGTGGCTCACCGAGTCACCGGCGTCCTCATCTTCTTCTTCCTGTTCGTTCACGTGCTGGACACCGCTCTCGTCCGTGTCTCCCCTGAGGACTACGACAGGGTCGTGGCCACGTACAAGACGCCGATCGTCGCCGTGCTGGAGTACGGCCTCGTCGCCGCCATCCTCTTCCACGCGCTCAACGGCCTGCGTGTCATCGCCGTCGACTTCTGGTCGAAGGGCCCCCGCTACCAGAAGCAGATGCTGTGGTCCGTCGTCGGCCTGTGGGTCGTGCTGATGATCGGGGCGATCTACCCCGTCCTCGGCCACGCCGCTCGTGAACTGTTCGGGAGCTGA
- a CDS encoding succinate dehydrogenase hydrophobic membrane anchor subunit — translation MSTTEKTADVSGIGPVEGADVYSVDNPAPLIEAPRKRTKKTPKSTRGNFEMAAWLFMRLSGVVLVVLVIGHLLIQLVLDGGVSKIGFAFVAGRWASPFWQVWDLLMLWLAMLHGANGLRTVINDYAERANTRLWLKGLLYTATVFTILLGTLVIFTFDPNIR, via the coding sequence ATGTCCACCACCGAGAAGACCGCTGACGTCTCGGGCATCGGCCCCGTCGAGGGCGCCGACGTCTACAGCGTCGACAACCCGGCCCCCCTCATCGAGGCGCCGCGCAAGCGCACCAAGAAGACCCCGAAGTCCACGCGGGGCAACTTCGAGATGGCGGCCTGGCTGTTCATGCGCCTGTCCGGCGTCGTGCTGGTCGTCCTCGTCATCGGCCACCTGCTGATCCAGCTCGTGCTGGACGGCGGCGTGTCGAAGATCGGCTTCGCGTTCGTCGCGGGCCGCTGGGCCTCGCCGTTCTGGCAGGTCTGGGACCTGTTGATGCTGTGGCTGGCGATGCTGCACGGCGCCAACGGCCTGCGCACGGTCATCAACGACTACGCGGAGCGCGCGAACACCCGGCTGTGGCTCAAGGGCCTGCTCTACACCGCCACGGTGTTCACCATCCTGCTGGGCACGCTGGTGATCTTCACCTTCGACCCGAACATCCGCTAG
- a CDS encoding DUF4132 domain-containing protein: MTEPTEGRAELIQDVLALLAAEDAERVVPRLLELAELVAGPWGGPEQAVLKELRLVEAPFRPALLHRLARRYFELEPGADGRRHIMHMLANLRDRTDDDHPRDLRPALIAVLSEQEAHHDVTQLLRLTELERADGHELPGDFVALLRRTRLTTWSGKGRLGPLVATLTHPVVNPGEAWSDQALADLAERDESWSRLVAHAATATAARPSAPWEKTGRALVEAVGAEPVRERLTDWLRLVGRPRTRPLLVPAYGTDPNATFDPYNADVLRGLTWLLSFLPPHPETARTLGALVETSLKKVSGLGPVNPKVANAAVTALARVDSEPALAELARLATRVTYKGTLKLLDTSLDARAEAMGLSREETEELAVPAYGLTEVGRAEHHLGESTALIGISGTKATLSWRNATGKAVKSVPADVRRDHPDELKDLKAAVKDIDKMLSAQSERLDRQFVARRTWTYAAWRERYLDHPLVGTLARRLLWTVDGTTAGYADGALRTLTDAPVDSGTEVTLWHPVDHEPAEIVAWRDWLERHGITQPFKQAHREVYLLTDAERATGTYSNRFAAHYLRQHQFHALAAVRGWRNKLRLNVDDEAPPATRELPAWGLRAEYWIEGDGGEHHDDLTDSGSFLRLRTDQVRFYPIDAAENSAHCCGGEYRMRMHGGAALADPLPLTDIPPLVLSEVLRDVDLFVGVASVGNDPTWQDGGPGGRFQEYWTAYGFGELGESAETRRALLERLIPRLAIADRCTLEGRFLQVKGDRHTYRIHLGSGNILRTPNDQYVCIVPRSNPAAPQAGYLPYEGDRMLAVILSKAMMLAADTKITDRTILSQL; this comes from the coding sequence ATGACCGAGCCGACCGAGGGCCGCGCCGAGCTGATCCAGGACGTTCTCGCACTCCTCGCGGCTGAGGACGCCGAGCGTGTCGTGCCGCGGCTGCTGGAGCTCGCCGAGCTGGTCGCAGGCCCGTGGGGCGGGCCCGAACAGGCGGTCCTCAAGGAGCTGCGCCTGGTCGAAGCCCCGTTCCGGCCCGCGCTGCTGCACCGCCTGGCCCGGCGCTACTTCGAGCTGGAGCCGGGCGCGGACGGCCGTCGGCACATCATGCACATGCTGGCCAACCTGCGGGACCGGACAGACGACGACCATCCGCGCGACCTGCGACCCGCTCTGATCGCGGTGCTGTCCGAGCAGGAGGCGCATCACGACGTGACTCAACTCCTGCGGCTCACCGAGCTGGAGCGCGCCGACGGCCATGAACTCCCGGGCGACTTCGTCGCGTTGCTCCGCCGTACGCGACTGACGACGTGGAGCGGGAAGGGGAGGCTGGGCCCCCTGGTCGCGACGCTCACCCACCCCGTGGTGAACCCGGGAGAGGCCTGGTCCGACCAGGCCCTCGCCGACCTGGCGGAACGGGACGAGAGCTGGTCGCGGCTCGTCGCCCACGCGGCCACGGCCACGGCCGCCCGCCCCTCCGCCCCGTGGGAGAAGACCGGGCGGGCGCTCGTCGAGGCCGTCGGCGCGGAGCCGGTGCGGGAACGCCTGACGGACTGGCTGCGCCTGGTCGGGCGCCCCCGCACCCGCCCCCTGCTCGTGCCGGCGTACGGCACGGACCCCAACGCCACCTTCGACCCGTACAACGCCGACGTGCTGCGCGGACTGACCTGGCTCCTCTCCTTCCTGCCCCCGCACCCCGAGACCGCCCGCACCCTGGGCGCCCTCGTCGAGACCTCGCTCAAGAAGGTCTCCGGCCTCGGCCCGGTCAACCCCAAGGTCGCCAACGCCGCTGTCACCGCCCTCGCCCGCGTCGACAGCGAGCCGGCCCTCGCCGAACTCGCCCGCCTCGCCACCCGGGTCACCTACAAGGGCACGCTCAAGCTGCTCGACACCTCACTCGACGCGCGCGCCGAGGCCATGGGGCTCAGCCGCGAGGAGACCGAGGAACTGGCCGTCCCCGCCTACGGGCTGACGGAGGTCGGCCGTGCCGAGCACCACCTCGGCGAGAGCACGGCACTCATCGGGATCAGCGGCACCAAGGCGACGCTGAGCTGGCGCAACGCCACCGGAAAGGCCGTGAAGAGCGTCCCCGCCGACGTCCGCCGCGACCACCCCGACGAGCTCAAGGACCTCAAGGCGGCCGTCAAGGACATCGACAAGATGCTCTCGGCCCAGAGCGAGCGCCTGGACCGCCAGTTCGTGGCCCGCCGCACCTGGACCTACGCCGCCTGGCGCGAGCGCTACCTCGACCACCCCCTCGTCGGCACCCTCGCCCGCCGCCTCCTGTGGACCGTCGACGGCACCACGGCCGGCTACGCCGACGGCGCCCTGCGCACCCTCACCGACGCCCCCGTGGACAGCGGCACCGAGGTCACGCTCTGGCACCCCGTCGACCACGAACCCGCCGAGATCGTCGCCTGGCGCGACTGGCTGGAGAGGCACGGCATCACCCAGCCGTTCAAGCAGGCCCACCGCGAGGTGTATCTGCTGACGGACGCGGAACGCGCGACGGGCACCTACTCCAACCGCTTCGCCGCGCACTACCTCCGCCAGCACCAGTTCCACGCCCTCGCGGCGGTCCGCGGCTGGCGCAACAAGCTGCGCCTGAACGTGGACGACGAGGCGCCGCCCGCCACCCGCGAACTGCCCGCGTGGGGCCTGCGCGCCGAGTACTGGATCGAGGGCGACGGCGGCGAGCACCACGACGACCTCACGGACTCCGGCAGCTTCCTGCGCCTGCGCACCGACCAGGTCCGCTTCTACCCGATCGACGCGGCGGAGAACTCCGCGCACTGCTGCGGCGGCGAGTACCGCATGCGGATGCACGGCGGGGCAGCCCTGGCCGACCCGCTGCCCCTGACCGACATCCCGCCCCTGGTCCTGTCCGAAGTCCTGCGCGACGTGGACCTGTTCGTCGGCGTGGCCAGCGTCGGCAACGACCCGACCTGGCAGGACGGCGGCCCCGGCGGCCGCTTCCAGGAGTACTGGACGGCGTACGGCTTCGGCGAACTCGGCGAGAGCGCCGAGACCCGCCGCGCCCTGCTGGAACGCCTCATACCCCGCCTGGCGATAGCCGACCGCTGCACGCTGGAGGGCCGCTTCCTCCAGGTCAAGGGCGACCGCCACACGTACAGGATCCACCTGGGCTCGGGCAACATCCTGCGCACCCCGAACGACCAGTACGTGTGCATCGTCCCCCGGTCCAACCCCGCGGCCCCGCAGGCCGGCTACCTCCCCTACGAGGGTGACCGGATGCTCGCGGTCATCCTCAGCAAGGCGATGATGCTGGCCGCCGACACGAAGATCACGGACCGGACGATCCTGAGCCAGCTGTAG